The following proteins are encoded in a genomic region of Pseudodesulfovibrio mercurii:
- a CDS encoding Gfo/Idh/MocA family protein — MLKYAMIGGGPGAFVGGVHRRALALNGQARLVAGCFSRDLEKSRVLGRELELDGDRVYATPEELARLEAGDVDFAVVVTSNEAHYPNVKACLLSGINVMCDKPFTHTSAQAEELVRLARERRLVLAVTYTYAGYPMVRQMREMIARGDVGEVRFVNCEYPQGWLAEPVETSGNVQASWRTDPERSGGVLSLGDVGTHVEYLVPHVTGLTLTRLAARLDSLVEGRTLDDNGVILTEYDTGARGVYWYSQAATGTVNGLRLRVFGDRGGLEWFQEDPDHLRYTPINEPARIITRGTPELLPGAMAYSHTPAGHPEGWLLAFANIYKSFCDTIATGAAMDFPTGEDGLRGVRFMEACLQSSRQGTAWIDIP; from the coding sequence ATGCTCAAATATGCCATGATCGGCGGCGGACCGGGCGCCTTTGTCGGCGGCGTGCACCGGCGGGCGCTGGCCCTGAACGGACAGGCCCGGCTGGTGGCCGGGTGTTTCTCCCGCGACCTGGAAAAGAGCCGCGTCCTGGGGCGGGAACTCGAACTGGACGGGGACCGGGTCTACGCCACGCCCGAGGAGCTGGCCCGGCTTGAGGCCGGGGATGTGGATTTCGCCGTGGTGGTCACCTCCAACGAGGCCCACTACCCCAACGTCAAGGCCTGCCTCCTGAGCGGCATCAACGTCATGTGCGACAAGCCGTTCACCCACACCTCGGCCCAGGCCGAGGAGCTGGTCCGGCTGGCCCGCGAGCGGCGGCTGGTCCTGGCCGTGACCTACACCTACGCGGGCTATCCCATGGTCCGGCAGATGCGCGAGATGATCGCGCGCGGTGACGTGGGCGAGGTCCGCTTCGTCAATTGCGAGTACCCCCAGGGATGGCTGGCCGAGCCGGTGGAGACCTCGGGCAACGTCCAGGCCTCCTGGCGGACCGACCCCGAGCGCAGCGGCGGCGTCCTGTCGCTGGGCGACGTGGGCACCCACGTCGAATACCTGGTGCCCCACGTCACCGGCCTGACCCTGACCCGGCTGGCCGCCCGCCTCGACTCGCTGGTGGAGGGGCGGACGCTCGACGACAACGGCGTGATCCTGACCGAGTACGACACCGGCGCGCGCGGGGTCTACTGGTACTCCCAGGCGGCCACGGGCACGGTCAACGGCCTGCGGCTGCGCGTCTTTGGCGACCGGGGCGGCCTGGAATGGTTCCAGGAGGATCCGGACCACCTGCGCTACACGCCGATCAACGAGCCCGCCCGGATCATCACCCGAGGCACCCCGGAGCTGCTGCCCGGCGCCATGGCCTATTCCCACACCCCGGCCGGCCACCCCGAGGGCTGGCTCCTGGCCTTCGCCAACATCTACAAGTCCTTCTGCGACACCATCGCCACGGGCGCGGCCATGGACTTCCCCACCGGCGAGGACGGCCTGCGCGGCGTCCGCTTCATGGAGGCCTGCCTGCAAAGCTCCCGCCAGGGCACCGCCTGGATAGATATCCCCTGA
- a CDS encoding ABC transporter permease has translation MTPHIIEIGPWQLALCLGFVLLAGATSFVHKLGLGRDLAVGTVRTFAQLFLMGYVLKFIFEVRISWLVLLMFAFMVAAAVHTIRGRVKERSISFAVPTFLSMLVSYALVTVVVTGVIVGARPWWTPQYFIPLAGMIVGNSMNAISICLDRLFSDLRSRRAEVEMKLALGADYREASREILAGAVRAGMIPSINSLMAVGLVSLPGMMTGQILSGTDPLTAIRYQIVVMLMLVASTAVGALIVTNLVRKRCFSKGQQLLLR, from the coding sequence TTGACCCCGCACATCATCGAAATCGGCCCGTGGCAGCTCGCCCTGTGCCTCGGCTTCGTGCTCCTGGCGGGCGCGACCTCCTTCGTGCACAAGCTCGGCCTGGGCCGTGACCTGGCCGTGGGCACGGTGCGCACCTTCGCCCAGCTCTTCCTCATGGGCTACGTCCTCAAGTTCATCTTCGAGGTGCGCATCTCCTGGCTGGTCCTGCTCATGTTCGCCTTCATGGTGGCCGCCGCCGTGCACACCATCCGGGGGCGGGTCAAGGAGCGGTCCATCTCCTTCGCCGTCCCCACCTTCCTGTCCATGCTCGTGTCCTACGCCCTGGTCACCGTGGTGGTCACCGGGGTCATCGTCGGGGCCAGGCCGTGGTGGACGCCGCAGTACTTCATCCCCCTGGCGGGCATGATCGTGGGCAACTCCATGAACGCCATCTCCATCTGCCTGGACCGGCTCTTCTCGGACCTCCGGTCCCGGCGGGCCGAGGTGGAGATGAAGCTCGCCCTGGGCGCGGACTATCGCGAGGCCTCGCGGGAAATCCTGGCCGGGGCCGTGCGGGCGGGGATGATTCCGTCCATCAACTCGCTCATGGCGGTGGGGTTGGTATCCCTGCCGGGGATGATGACCGGGCAGATTTTGTCCGGCACGGACCCGTTGACGGCCATCCGCTACCAGATCGTGGTCATGTTGATGTTGGTGGCGTCCACCGCGGTGGGGGCGTTGATTGTCACCAATCTGGTGAGGAAACGGTGTTTTTCCAAGGGGCAGCAGTTGTTGCTCCGATAG
- a CDS encoding ABC transporter ATP-binding protein, with amino-acid sequence MSLSLDRVSFAYPDGPAILDNASLALEPGGYHLLRGPSGAGKSTLLRLLCRLEEAQTGIISFKGTPIRDMPPPELRRCVAYVQQLPTLLPGTVRDNLRLPFAFKANAGLTPPEDAAISAQLAAFLLDGVTPDSRADKLSVGQAQRVCLIRSLLLSPEVILLDEPTASLDAHSSRVVLDRTRELAEGGVTVVMISHSETVPDGVTRFIALEDRRLVLA; translated from the coding sequence GTGTCCCTCTCCCTGGACCGGGTCTCCTTCGCCTATCCGGACGGCCCGGCCATCCTCGACAACGCCTCCCTGGCGCTGGAACCCGGCGGCTACCACCTGCTGCGCGGCCCGTCCGGCGCGGGCAAATCCACCCTGCTGCGCCTGCTCTGCCGCCTGGAGGAGGCCCAGACCGGGATTATTTCCTTCAAGGGCACGCCCATCCGCGACATGCCTCCGCCCGAGCTGCGCCGTTGCGTGGCCTACGTCCAGCAGCTGCCCACGCTCCTGCCCGGCACGGTCCGCGACAACCTGCGCCTGCCCTTCGCCTTCAAGGCCAACGCCGGACTGACCCCGCCCGAGGACGCCGCCATCTCGGCCCAGCTCGCTGCCTTCCTCCTGGACGGCGTGACCCCGGACTCGCGGGCCGACAAGCTGTCCGTGGGCCAGGCCCAGCGGGTCTGCCTGATCCGCTCCCTGCTCCTGTCGCCCGAGGTCATCCTCCTGGACGAGCCCACCGCCTCCCTGGACGCCCACTCCTCACGGGTGGTCCTGGACCGCACGCGGGAGCTGGCCGAGGGCGGCGTGACCGTGGTCATGATCTCCCACTCCGAGACCGTGCCCGACGGCGTGACCCGTTTCATCGCCCTCGAAGACCGCAGGCTGGTGCTCGCTTGA
- a CDS encoding tetratricopeptide repeat protein, with protein MNPDEPLTLGRPGKAKPHATGAPRRAAVPADVRVARISGAFSSQVVALVGTGTTRRKVVQKAFWFAEEAEPGPDGARTVLVQPLNNQNVPSGDKQPVPLPDFLHDYSPELEYYQAEVYPRMRELKETLTRAEKQRGQGALYSAQFEYESALGLDEQNVRANFGLGLTYLARGDTDKAGDIFKRLVALDAAFAPEHKHLFNEFGISLRKSGLTDQAVAYYARALEITEEDENLFYNIARAHFERGDEARCRENLGRALELAPHMEVALRFLEFLDKKAG; from the coding sequence GTGAACCCTGACGAACCCCTGACCCTCGGCCGCCCCGGCAAGGCAAAACCACACGCCACGGGCGCTCCCCGGCGTGCGGCGGTCCCGGCCGACGTCCGCGTGGCCAGGATTTCGGGCGCCTTCTCCAGCCAGGTCGTGGCCCTGGTGGGCACCGGCACCACCCGGCGCAAGGTCGTGCAGAAGGCCTTCTGGTTCGCCGAGGAGGCCGAGCCCGGTCCGGACGGCGCCCGCACGGTCCTGGTCCAGCCCCTGAACAACCAGAACGTCCCGTCCGGGGACAAGCAGCCGGTACCCCTGCCCGACTTCCTCCACGACTACAGCCCGGAACTCGAATACTACCAGGCCGAGGTCTACCCGCGCATGCGCGAGCTCAAGGAGACCCTGACCCGCGCCGAGAAGCAGCGCGGCCAGGGCGCCCTCTACTCCGCCCAGTTCGAATACGAATCCGCCCTGGGCCTGGACGAGCAGAACGTCCGGGCCAACTTCGGCCTTGGCCTGACCTACCTGGCCCGAGGCGACACGGACAAGGCGGGCGACATCTTCAAGCGGCTGGTCGCCCTGGACGCGGCCTTCGCCCCGGAGCACAAGCACCTCTTCAACGAGTTCGGCATCAGCCTGCGCAAGTCCGGGCTCACGGACCAGGCCGTGGCCTACTACGCCCGCGCCCTCGAGATCACCGAGGAAGACGAGAACCTGTTCTACAACATCGCCAGGGCCCACTTCGAGCGCGGCGACGAAGCCCGGTGCCGGGAAAATCTGGGCAGAGCCCTGGAGCTCGCCCCGCACATGGAGGTCGCCCTCCGGTTCCTCGAATTTCTCGACAAAAAGGCGGGCTAG
- a CDS encoding helix-turn-helix domain-containing protein, with amino-acid sequence MSTIGKRIRAYREKQNLSIEDLSNRTTLSEDFIRAVEEEDMYPSLRPLVKLARALGVRLGTFMDDHVSSDPLIIRLAEREEELIMHPDGKETGLIFHSLGKGKTDRHMEPFFIELMPESARDESLSSHEGEEFIVVHSGKLRVRYGQEERILETGDSIYFNSIVPHNVACGGEEKAEIYAVLYFPE; translated from the coding sequence ATGAGTACTATCGGGAAGAGGATTCGCGCCTACCGAGAGAAGCAGAATCTGAGCATCGAGGATCTGTCCAACAGAACCACCCTGTCCGAGGACTTCATCCGTGCCGTGGAAGAGGAGGACATGTACCCCTCCCTGCGGCCCCTGGTAAAGCTGGCCCGCGCCCTAGGCGTCCGCCTGGGCACCTTCATGGACGACCACGTTTCGAGCGACCCGCTGATCATCCGCCTGGCCGAGCGCGAGGAGGAGCTGATCATGCACCCGGACGGCAAGGAGACCGGGCTGATCTTCCACTCCCTGGGCAAGGGCAAGACCGACCGCCACATGGAGCCGTTCTTCATCGAGCTCATGCCCGAGTCGGCCAGGGACGAGTCCCTGTCCTCCCACGAGGGCGAGGAGTTCATCGTGGTCCACTCCGGCAAGCTGCGGGTGCGCTACGGCCAGGAGGAGCGCATCCTCGAAACCGGCGACTCCATCTATTTCAATTCCATCGTGCCCCACAACGTGGCCTGCGGCGGAGAGGAAAAGGCGGAGATCTACGCCGTCCTCTATTTCCCGGAATAA